In Fusarium oxysporum f. sp. lycopersici 4287 chromosome 9, whole genome shotgun sequence, the genomic stretch GTTCCATGGTAATATTTTGGCTATTGTAGTGCCAGAGATGAGAGCTAGTGGTAATGGGCCAAAATGTCGTGAATCTCTTGATGCTGGAAGATTGTCTCCTGAAATCCAGCAATGCCCTTCGGGGATCTGAGAAGTTAGTATGGCTAGCGACGAGGATGGAATAAGTACCTGTATCATTAACTCTTCTCCTTGCTCTCCTGGCGTTCCAACAGAGACATAGTCCCCTGGCATGCCTGTTACTCGTTTCACTCCCCACTGATTGTTGAAGATTGGGATGCGGTAGACAACCAAGTCACCAACAGAGACACCGCGACCATATCGACGCGTGTGATCACATAGAATCCAATCACCATCGACTGTGAATGTTGGAAGCATTGAAGGGCCTTGAGCTGGGCTGATGGTATAGCCGTATGTGATTCCAAGGTGTACGAGACAGGCGGCCTTGAGGAAAGATACTGTTGTACGCACAGGACGGCGGGCGAAATGAAACGAAGCCATCGTGAAGTGCCCTGACGGGCTGGAGTTGAGTCGTATTACACAAATCCATCACCAGAGCGggagcttggtgttgaatcAGCCGTTGAAAGGGTTCAAGAGCACCTGATTGGACAGAGTTGCCAACAACCCCACAGTGACGTTTCTGCCAAAATCAACCGCCCACCATTGAAGACGATAGATCAGTCATTGCATCAACAAGCCATTGTCGACTGTCTACACTCTTTTACGGCGCGACAGACACTCCTTTCAAGGCTCTGCCAAAATGAACAGCTTTGCATGCCTTCAAAGTTCCCGTCGAGCCCTCTACAGGGTCTTTGttcaacatgaagctctcCTCACACGACAGTTCCAACCTCCGCGAGCCCTACCTATACAGAACCGTTCCTTCTCCGCATCACAATTAAGAGCCCGTAAATCGAAGAAACGCGAAGATGAAATTGAGACAGATCCTTTCGCTGATGAGGGCCAAGACCGAAGTTTCGATCGACGATACACTACCCAAGAGGAGTTTGAAAAGTCTGGTCGCGATCGCCTCCCCCAAGATttcgagatcaaggaccCAAAGATCATGGTTCTCGATAATGGTGTGTTCGATGGACCTCTTCTCACAAAAAACGTTTTGAGTCGACTGCCCGAGACAGACTCCCTTCGCATGGTGACACCCTACATCCCAGGTGATCCAAAGAAGGACAAGCCAACTCAGTATGCTATTTGCAAGATTGTCAACAAGAGAGAAGAATACGAGCGCCAGCGTGAATTAACCCAACGTCGCCGTTTGTCCAAACAGACCACACCCAAGACCaaagaagttgagatgagCTGGGCCATCAGTGAGCATGACCTTGGGGTCAAGACACAGCAGCTGGTTGGATTCCTCAGCAAGGGAATGAAGGTTGAACTCATCCTTGgattcaagaagaagggacAGAAGAGACGAACGTCTGAGGATACTGCAGAGGAAGTCTACACCAAGGTGAACAAGCTTGTCGAGCAACTAGGATCAAGAGAGTACAAGCCAAGAGATGGAGAGGTTGGAAAGACGATGAGGATTTACCTCGAGGGAATCATAAAACAGGCCCGTGCAAAGCCACAGGCGGAAGAGGAATCACAAGACGCAGATGCTCAAAAGGACGCGTAAATGCTTGATATAACATAATCTACTGGGTATCTGCCAGTCAAGTCTATAGCCGAATAAAGAAAGTCATCAGTCCGGTTGTCGTCTCCCGGATATTGAGCCCATTTTAGACACCAAACTCCAAAGTCCAGTCCCAAGAACTAAaggatctcatcaccatcctcgTCTGCGGGTAGAGGTACCGCCGCAGGAGTGGTGACCTCTGCAGACGGCAAGGCCTCGTCCGCAACATCCATATCCTCGTCCATATCGACTCCACGCCCCTTCACCTCGGCATCACTCTCCGCACTCTCCGCACCATCAgcctcttcagcagcc encodes the following:
- a CDS encoding translation initiation factor IF-3, which gives rise to MNSFACLQSSRRALYRVFVQHEALLTRQFQPPRALPIQNRSFSASQLRARKSKKREDEIETDPFADEGQDRSFDRRYTTQEEFEKSGRDRLPQDFEIKDPKIMVLDNGVFDGPLLTKNVLSRLPETDSLRMVTPYIPGDPKKDKPTQYAICKIVNKREEYERQRELTQRRRLSKQTTPKTKEVEMSWAISEHDLGVKTQQLVGFLSKGMKVELILGFKKKGQKRRTSEDTAEEVYTKVNKLVEQLGSREYKPRDGEVGKTMRIYLEGIIKQARAKPQAEEESQDADAQKDA